In one window of Erinaceus europaeus chromosome 17, mEriEur2.1, whole genome shotgun sequence DNA:
- the LOC103109551 gene encoding RNA-binding protein 4B isoform X1: MVKLFIGNLPREATEQEIRALFEQYGKVLECDIIKNYGFVHIEDKTAAEDAIRNLHHYKLHGVNINVEASKNKSKTSTKLHVGNISPTCTNKELRAKFEEYGPVIECDIVKDYAFVHMERAEDAVEAIRGLDNTEFQGKRMHVQLSTSRLRTAPGMGDQSGCYRCGKEGHWSKECPVDRSGRVADFTEQYNEQYGAVRTPYSMGFGESMYYDDAYGALDYYKRYRVRSYEAVAAAAAASAYNYTEQTGSHLPQVQNSATTGHLGSASVDPYDRHLLPSSGSAATPAMVAAAAAAAAAATTYSYYGRDRSPLRCAAAVLPTVGEGYGYGPESELSQASAAARNSLYDMARYEREQYADRARYSAF; the protein is encoded by the exons ATGGTGAAGCTGTTCATCGGCAACCTGCCCCGGGAGGCCACCGAGCAGGAGATCCGCGCCCTGTTCGAGCAGTACGGGAAGGTGCTGGAATGTGACATCATCAAGAACTACGGCTTCGTGCACATCGAGGACAAGACGGCGGCCGAGGACGCCATCCGCAACCTGCACCACTACAAGCTGCACGGCGTCAACATCAACGTGGAGGCCAGCAAGAACAAGAGCAAGACCTCCACCAAGCTGCACGTGGGCAACATCAGCCCCACCTGCACCAACAAGGAGCTGCGCGCCAAGTTCGAGGAGTACGGGCCGGTCATCGAGTGCGACATCGTCAAAGACTACGCCTTCGTGCACATGGAGCGCGCCGAGGACGCGGTGGAGGCCATCCGGGGCCTCGACAACACCGAGTTTCAAG GCAAACGAATGCACGTGCAGTTGTCCACCAGCCGGCTTAGGACTGCGCCCGGGATGGGAGACCAGAGCGGCTGCTATCGGTGCGGGAAAGAGGGGCACTGGTCCAAAGAGTGTCCGGTAGATCGTTCGGGCCGAGTGGCCGACTTTACCGAGCAATATAACGAGCAGTATGGAGCGGTGCGCACGCCTTACAGCATGGGCTTTGGGGAATCCATGTATTACGACGACGCGTACGGAGCGCTCGACTACTACAAGCGCTACCGGGTGCGCTCCTACGAAGCAgtggcagcggcggcggcggcttctGCGTACAACTACACAGAGCAGACGGGCTCCCATCTGCCTCAGGTCCAGAACTCAGCTACCACCGGTCACCTCGGCTCCGCCTCAGTGGATCCCTACGACAGGCACCTGCTGCCGAGCTCAGGTTCAGCTGCCACCCCAGCTATGGtggctgcggcggcggcggcagctgcCGCCGCCACCACTTATTCCTATTACGGAAGGGACAGGAGCCCCCTGCGCTGCGCTGCGGCCGTGCTCCCCACAGTTGGCGAGGGCTACGGCTATGGGCCAGAGAGTGAGCTGTCCCAGGCTTCTGCAGCCGCACGGAATTCCCTGTACGACATGGCCCGGTATGAACGGGAGCAGTATGCGGACCGAGCGCGGTACTCAGCCTTTTAA
- the LOC103109551 gene encoding RNA-binding protein 4 isoform X2, with protein sequence MVKLFIGNLPREATEQEIRALFEQYGKVLECDIIKNYGFVHIEDKTAAEDAIRNLHHYKLHGVNINVEASKNKSKTSTKLHVGNISPTCTNKELRAKFEEYGPVIECDIVKDYAFVHMERAEDAVEAIRGLDNTEFQALFGFRGTSKALDKQVIFQCVKKPTVSDTVNSGFPISKLRAKDVVMARLTRNS encoded by the exons ATGGTGAAGCTGTTCATCGGCAACCTGCCCCGGGAGGCCACCGAGCAGGAGATCCGCGCCCTGTTCGAGCAGTACGGGAAGGTGCTGGAATGTGACATCATCAAGAACTACGGCTTCGTGCACATCGAGGACAAGACGGCGGCCGAGGACGCCATCCGCAACCTGCACCACTACAAGCTGCACGGCGTCAACATCAACGTGGAGGCCAGCAAGAACAAGAGCAAGACCTCCACCAAGCTGCACGTGGGCAACATCAGCCCCACCTGCACCAACAAGGAGCTGCGCGCCAAGTTCGAGGAGTACGGGCCGGTCATCGAGTGCGACATCGTCAAAGACTACGCCTTCGTGCACATGGAGCGCGCCGAGGACGCGGTGGAGGCCATCCGGGGCCTCGACAACACCGAGTTTCAAG CACTTTTTGGTTTCAGAGGAACATCTAAGGCACTAGATAAACAGGTAATTTTCCAGTGTGTAAAGAAACCCACTGTTAGTGACACTGTAAACTCAGGTTTTCCCATCTCTAAACTGCGTGCTAAAGATGTTGTGATGGCAAGACTAACTAGGAATAGCTAA
- the LOC103109551 gene encoding RNA-binding protein 4 isoform X4, which translates to MVKLFIGNLPREATEQEIRALFEQYGKVLECDIIKNYGFVHIEDKTAAEDAIRNLHHYKLHGVNINVEASKNKSKTSTKLHVGNISPTCTNKELRAKFEEYGPVIECDIVKDYAFVHMERAEDAVEAIRGLDNTEFQGWDPVLRPSCSPGLL; encoded by the coding sequence ATGGTGAAGCTGTTCATCGGCAACCTGCCCCGGGAGGCCACCGAGCAGGAGATCCGCGCCCTGTTCGAGCAGTACGGGAAGGTGCTGGAATGTGACATCATCAAGAACTACGGCTTCGTGCACATCGAGGACAAGACGGCGGCCGAGGACGCCATCCGCAACCTGCACCACTACAAGCTGCACGGCGTCAACATCAACGTGGAGGCCAGCAAGAACAAGAGCAAGACCTCCACCAAGCTGCACGTGGGCAACATCAGCCCCACCTGCACCAACAAGGAGCTGCGCGCCAAGTTCGAGGAGTACGGGCCGGTCATCGAGTGCGACATCGTCAAAGACTACGCCTTCGTGCACATGGAGCGCGCCGAGGACGCGGTGGAGGCCATCCGGGGCCTCGACAACACCGAGTTTCAAG